In the genome of Arachis hypogaea cultivar Tifrunner chromosome 9, arahy.Tifrunner.gnm2.J5K5, whole genome shotgun sequence, the window TGATATTGAACGATATTGATTTTGAAATTTCAGCCATGCTCCTTTTTCGCTCGTCACTCCTGCATGAAAGGGGATGACTGCCCTTTTGATCATCAACTCTCCAAGTATCCTTGTGTTAACTTTGTGTCCGGAGGTTTTTGTGTCAGAGGTGATGCATGCTTGTTTTCGCACCAGGTACCACATCCACTCTATTACTTCCTGTAAAATGCTTGTGTTTTCAATCCAAATACAAATGTTATTGTTAGCATATATAATTAGGATAATTAGGTTGTGCATTATGTGTTAGCTTTGACGAAAATTTCCAAAGGCAGCAGGTATATAGGCGCAAGAGGTTCAGGGACAGTTTTGTAATTAAGCAGAATCAGGAAGTGGGAGAATTGAGTGCCCTGTTTCCCTTTGCTTGTTTCTAGTTCTCTTCTATCTTCCCTTCAACTGTGATCTGAGATTCTAGACTCATCAGTCTGGATGATACTATACTACTACTATTCTGTGTTTGTGGTTTCTTGCATTATGTTTTTGGTGAAACTGTATATTCATATGTATTTCATTGTTTAATAGTTAATACTTAGTGTCTATGTAATTTAGCCTCTCCTCTGTAGTTGAAACACGCATTTTAAAAGCCTTTCTCATTTTTGAATCTCAATAGTTATCATCGGTAATTTCAGATGCATGTATgtgtattattataattttaattattctcacTTAAAATGGGCTTTATTGATGCAGTCACCAGCCAAGGAAGATTTTGCTCCAGCTTCAAGTGTGCACAACCCAGGAATGAAATCTCCACACTTTTCAGGAAACACAAATTCCAACATGCCACCTAACATTCTTGGCTGTAGTTCTATCCAACAAAACCATTTGATCAATCCTCCAAGAGTTCATTCTGATATCAATTCGGAACATAAAGCGACAAACACTGTACAGAAACAGCTTAAGCTTGCATCTAAAGGAGTTAGCTTCGTCGATGTTGCAAAGCTATCGTTGCCTTCTCCTACTACGCCAAAGGAAGGCACGACCAAAGTTGGCTCATCCTCTTCTGACCAACGTACATCTGGAACAAATCAAACCTTGGTTGAAATTCCAAAGAAATTGCCAGCTAGGATTCCAAAGGGAATTAAATTTCTTGCTTTTGGGAAAGATGCTGTGTGCAGTTTTAAGAGTTCTGTCAACTCCCTTGTAATTGGGGAAAATAGTATTGATTTTCTCCAGAATATAAGTTTCAGTTTGCTTGATCATACTAGTTCATCCTTAAAAGATGCAACAAAAGGAAGGGTACCACCGACTGATTTAGTCTCCAGTGAGATTTCTGGTAAAAATCAATCCGTGGCAGAAAGTATAAAATCGAGTTTTCCAGGAAAAGCTTCAATGAATGATGCTTCAACTGGTTTACAAGGTAGCTCTCATGTGGATGACAACGGAAGCAAACCAGTCCAAGAGGCAAGTGGGGCATCTGATTCTTTTCAAATTTCCGCAGCAACACCGTCGCCATTTATGCGTCTGGGTTCTCCTTCATCTTCAGAACAGCTACTATCTAGAAAGGAGCTCTTGTCGACTGTATTGTCATTTGCAGCAGAGCATGAATCAGTTATCAAGATGAAAGATTCTGCTGGCACTTCAACTGCATAATTGGGTGAGAACTGAGAGTAAGGAATACAGTAATAGCAGTTCAAGGTAACAAGGTTGTTAGAATCTTTCATTAAGTGTATTTTGGATCTTATAGAATCAGTTAATGATATGATAGTTAATTGTATATATAATgtaatttatattcatatatttCATCGTGCTTGTATAAACTAATCTTCATCATGTAGTCTAGACTTTccgtgtttttcttctttttctttcttctcacatGGCATCGAGAGTCAAAAGCAAAATTTATCACTTTGTGGCAGTAGAGTGGAGTTGACCAAGGGTTAGAAATGGATTGGATTTaggaataaaattagaattagaaaAAGGGGTTTAAAAAATTATGGTAGTTTTTTGGTGTTAGGATTGTATGGATTTGATTTATGATGACAGGTCCATTGCAGGTACACTCTTAGACTCTTATGTAGCCATTGTTTTCTGAGACTGAAATTGAAAGATTGGGACTTAATATTGTATTTGGTAACAGAGGTTAGAATTAAAATTTCAGCCTCttcaatattttgaaaatatagaaaactgaaattttaataatatttatttctaaaattatcctcattcccattcttcttctttgcttttggttttcggtcccctctccttttcttttttgtgGTCTCTTCTTCTCCAGATATTTGGGTGCCCTTCATCAAATATCAGAAGCCTTTCATTTTATGACTTCAATAAGATATTCTATTGTTCGTTTTTAGCATGAAAAATTATATCAACTTGTTATCATAGATTTGGTGAATGCTATACTCACTATGAAGGGTTGAGAAAGCCATGAACGCCACCAAGAACAGCACAAATAGTGGAAAATAAGGGGTTTTCTTTCTGCGGCTATTGCTCCACTTCCACCTCTGCATGGTGGTACAGTCTGAAACTTTGATCCAAaggatattcaaaaaaaaaaaaaaaaagaaaaaagcatatAACAACTGAAAATGAAAAAATCAACTTTAGATTTATGATGGGTATAATATGTGTTTGATTCAAAGATAGTGCATGTGGCGGTAGTGATGGATTGGCaccttttaaatttattagaattGGGACAAAAGACATTTGAGTTGTGTTGTCATAACTAGCTCTTCTAtgtcctttattttattttaatggaAAATACTTAAAAATTGAAGGATGTTAATAACAACGAAgaaatttgaagagaaaaaaaggaagaggagaatggaaaaagaaaaaaaatatttaaataatttagttgtttttgtctctgcatttattttaaattaaacagGTTATTGGGATATATTTAGTTCTATATACTTTATAgtttatatcaaatataatacaataatttaatttagtcaTTGTCTCTTGAGCTACGTTTGTTTACACTGAGACAGGGatacagagacacaaaatcgtgtttgacagaAGAGACATGGACATAGACAATGTGtatagagacactgaattagtgtattttatatCCATCTTGATAGGaaggacacagagacactaacaagggacacaacttattttttattttttctttcattattcttattaattttttataattatattttttattattatacttttcatctcaaattttttgaataaaaaaaaataagaataaattgaattttcataatttgttctagtttatcaccaaatagaagataagaacataaaattttgtgtctctatccATCAGTGTCCATCAGTGTCTTGTCTTATTCTattctcagtgtcttgtcctgtctTTTTTTCAGAAATAAATGTAGC includes:
- the LOC112710376 gene encoding zinc finger CCCH domain-containing protein 65; protein product: MMGIEEVEDTSRTLLQDRCNDADKEQQRIMDELELVVNETQNIICDSGLISLSAGSGEEQNGSNAAEMQVQGSTDSLPNSKEAEVEKVELDYEDERLLDYDNLEDKCKMKNERNLEKSTCVNNASISSNIQIENEDIEEGELVGDLGVDCNSFDMPTADSFIPQTNIDEVQNPESINMGNTEKEGLGKEIGSKLVTDVPINYVQNPVLHKSILEEDSDQDHGNPAASEMVDVSCKKKRGPGSAEKKAKKKKKERKKRAKKNKQLGVKRLKLSLVQQKPKTISYCRHFLVGRCYEGDKCHFSHDTVPSTKSKPCSFFARHSCMKGDDCPFDHQLSKYPCVNFVSGGFCVRGDACLFSHQSPAKEDFAPASSVHNPGMKSPHFSGNTNSNMPPNILGCSSIQQNHLINPPRVHSDINSEHKATNTVQKQLKLASKGVSFVDVAKLSLPSPTTPKEGTTKVGSSSSDQRTSGTNQTLVEIPKKLPARIPKGIKFLAFGKDAVCSFKSSVNSLVIGENSIDFLQNISFSLLDHTSSSLKDATKGRVPPTDLVSSEISGKNQSVAESIKSSFPGKASMNDASTGLQGSSHVDDNGSKPVQEASGASDSFQISAATPSPFMRLGSPSSSEQLLSRKELLSTVLSFAAEHESVIKMKDSAGTSTA